From the genome of Ziziphus jujuba cultivar Dongzao chromosome 6, ASM3175591v1, one region includes:
- the LOC107403596 gene encoding protein LOL1 yields the protein MPVPLAPYPSPPAPYTPPANGAQSQLVCSGCRNLLVYPVGATSVCCAVCNAVTAVPPPGTEMAQLVCGGCHTLLMYIRGATSVQCSCCHTVNLALEANQVAHVNCGNCRMLLMYQYGARSVKCAVCNFVTSVGVTTSAAEQKFNS from the exons ATGCCAGTTCCACTTGCTCCCTATCCATCTCCTCCAGCACCATATACACCACCTGCAAATG GTGCACAAAGCCAGCTTGTATGCTCTGGATGTCGAAACCTCTTAGTCTACCCGGTGGGAGCAACCTCGGTTTGCTGTGCTGTTTGCAATGCAGTAACTGCTGTGCCACCTCCTG GCACAGAAATGGCTCAACTGGTTTGTGGAGGCTGCCATACCTTACTCATGTATATTCGGGGAGCAACAAGCGTTCAATGTTCTTGTTGTCACACTGTCAATCTTGCACTGGAAG CGAATCAGGTAGCACATGTCAATTGTGGGAACTGCAGGATGCTATTGATGTATCAATATGGAGCAAGATCTGTGAAATGTGCAGTTTGCAATTTTGTGACATCAGTAGGG GTCACAACAAGCGCGGCTGAACAGAAGTTTAACAGCTAA